The proteins below come from a single Pristiophorus japonicus isolate sPriJap1 chromosome 18, sPriJap1.hap1, whole genome shotgun sequence genomic window:
- the LOC139229043 gene encoding cystinosin-like produces MPGRSQHYLNSPLNIPQESGPQFREHIVKCCSVNGAACLSDFIALFCRTLARIQFQVVLSHGLSIICQVIGWIYFLAWSISFYPQVIENWRRKSVVGLNFDFLALNLTGHIAYGMFNIGLFWIPYIKAEFVKCNPVGVNPVEASDVFFSIHAVLLTALTICQCCLYERGEQKVSRIATGLLVAAWLFALVTLFVTVADKITWLQYLYYFSYIKLAITLIKYIPQAYMNYRRKSTLGWSIGNVLLDFTGGSLSIVQMFLQSYNNDEWLLIFGDPTKFGLGLFSVLFDIFFIVQHYCLYSREPDYRSLDTDN; encoded by the exons GTTgttctgtgaatggtgctgcttgttTGTCTGACTTTATTGCATTGTTTTGTAGAACTCTGGCAAGAATTCAGTTCCAGGTGGTGCTGAGCCATGGTCTGAGTATCATATGTCAGGTGATAGGCTGGATATACTTCTTGGCCTGGTCCATCTCCTTCTACCCCCAAGTGATTGAAAACTGGAGACGCAAAAG tgtggttGGATTGAATTTTGATTTTCTCGCACTTAATCTGACCGGTCACATTGCATATGGAATGTTTAACATTGGTCTCTTCTGGATTCCATATATTAAG GCAGAGTTTGTGAAGTGCAACCCAGTCGGAGTGAACCCAGTGGAAGCCAGTGATGTCTTCTTCAGTATCCACGCAGTCCTGCTAACAGCGCTTACAATCTGCCAGTGCTgtttgtatgag CGAGGGGAGCAGAAAGTCTCGAGGATTGCGACTGGACTGCTGGTGGCTGCCTGGCTCTTTGCTCTTGTCACCCTGTTTGTGACCGTAGCGGACAAAATCACCTGGCTACAGTATCTCTACTACTTCTCCTACATCAAACTGGCAATCACGCTTATTAAATACATCCCCCAG GCCTACATGAATTACCGGAGGAAGAGCACACTGGGCTGGTCCATTGGGAACGTGCTGTTGGATTTTACTGGAGGCAGTTTGAGCATCGTGCAGATGTTCTTGCAGTCCTATAACAACG ATGAATGGCTGCTGATCTTTGGAGACCCAACCAAGTTTGGCCTAGGACTGTTCTCGGTGCTGTTTGATATTTTCTTCATTGTACAACATTATTGTTTGTACAGCCGCGAGCCTGACTACAGGTCACTGGATACAGATAACTGA